The Capricornis sumatraensis isolate serow.1 chromosome 15, serow.2, whole genome shotgun sequence DNA segment GATGAGTGTTTCGTGATGTTAGTCAGCCTCCTGCTGACTGAACACTTGATCCTGACTCACTCCTTCCGAGCCTCCCTTCCCAGCCGGGGTGTGGTGCACAGGTGACTGTCCCCCTCTGTGTGCGCTTCCCCTCTTCCTGATGAGGTCTTCATCAGCTCTTGCCTTGCTGACAGAATCGGCCTTGCAAGTGACGGTCTTGCCACAGTTCTCTTCCTGCTTGGTTGTCTTATGCgtcatttcattattttccaagAGCACGACTCTGGTCACCTTTACTTTATGTTGAAAATATCCagtgcctctcccctccccccgccgcccATCCCCATTTCAGTCCCCTCTTCTCGTGTTGTGCACGCTGGGTCCTGTTAGTCAGGaactgtcttttcatctttccaGTCCCTCAGAAAGAGTGACTCGAAAGAGTGGAAACGCTCTGTGACTTTCCTGTGTGCCCACCTCGCCCCCAGTTGGCCTTCTATAAACCCCCTTCTGTTGGAGTTTATCAAGGAATAATGAGTGTTTTACCCCTGTCTTCGTCTTCTCCATCAGTGCATGTCCTTGAGAATCTGATTCATCTTTCAGTTCAAGGGAATATAAAAGTGAACAAGACTTGAGTGTTAAGGCACTTACCACCCCTTTGGGGAGACAGTTAAATAATCTTACAGACAAGACTTGAAACTGTAGTGAGTGTCATGGGTTAGAGACACATGGAAGTATGTGGTAGTGGTTTTAACTCAGCTTGGTTTGAGAGAATTGATCTGAAGTATAAAGAGTGAATGAGGCAGAGAAggataaaaaatcaaaataaagattCTTAACTTGCTTTACATAGATGACTGTGACTACTGGAACAATATTTCTCCTAAAGCAGTAACAGAAGGTTTAAGAAAGTAGTTTTTAGAAGTGGGAAAGTGATACTGTGCAACTTTTGAGGTAGTTTTCTGGCCTTAATTTTCTGTATCTTATGTGGATCAGATTAGTTAGGATTGAAGTGAGTATGGTTAGATTTGGATTAGATCAGGTGAGATTGGAGGTGaattatggcttcccaggtggctcagacagtaaagaatccgcctgtgatgcaggagacctgggtttgatccctaaattgggaagatccccttggagaggggaatggctacttcagtattcttaccgggagaatctcatggacaaaagagcttggtgggctacagtccatggggccacagagcgtgggacacaactgagcgactgacacgtTAACTTTAGTGATTGGATATGGATTAGATTAGGTGGGattgtggttcagtcgctcagccatgtccgactcttataatgaatgaatgattaaatggCCCAGTTACCTTAATACTACGTAACTGCTAGGATCTTTGTGTGTTTTAACCTCCAGCATTCTTACATGCAGTTTTaagtaacagctttattgagattcaGTTCATAGATCATAAAGTACAATTCACAGATTTTCAGTTTATCTCCAGAGTTGTGCACCCATCACCACTGTCAAATTCCAGAACATTCTGTCTCTACAGAAGGAGGCTCCGTAGTCACTCTCCATTCCCTCTCCAACCACTCATCTACTGTCCATGGATTTGCCTGCTCtgaacattttatgaaaatagaATTGTGAGATGTGTGGCCTCTTACATCTGGTctttcacttgttcagttgcttaagTCATGTGTGAtgatttgcaaccccatggactgcatcatgcctggcttccctgtccttcactatctcccggaatttgctcagactcatgtctatggagtgatgtcatccaaccatctcatcctctgtcgaccccttctcctcctgccctcatttttcccagcatcagagtcttttccaacgagtcgacTCGACTCTTCAcgtcagggggccaaagtattggagctttaacatcaatccttccagtgaatattcagggttgatttcctttaggactgattagtttgatctccttggtgtccaagggactcttcaagagtcttcttcagcaccgcagttcagtctttcacttagcagaatgGTTTTGAAGGTACAGTGTGAGGCGTAGCAGGTGTCAGCATCTCATTGTTATGGTGAGTGATACTGCATTGTATGGATTTGCCACGCTTGGTTATCTGTTCACCAGCTGATAAACACTGGgttctttctactttttggctgttaggaataatgctgccatgaacttTCAGGTACAGATTTTTGTATGGACATTCATTTCCTTTGTATACAACTaagagtggcattgctgggtgtTAACTCCAtgtttaatgttttgaggaactGCAAGATGGTTTCCCGAAGCATCTGTGCTGTTTGACAGGTTCTTTCAGCAATGTTTAAGGGCCCTATTTTCTCAACAGCCTCACGAAAATATGTCGTTGTCATCTTTTTTGTTAACAGCCATCCTAGTGTGTGCTCAGTATTTCTTCATTGGTTTTGATACGCACTTTCCCGATGACTagtaatgttgaacattttttccaagtgcttcttggccatttttaaattttctttaaagaaatgtctattcagatcgcttgcctatttttaaattgggctgtctttttttttttttttttactgtggttataaggtttctttttatattctacataCAAATTTCTTATTGgatgtatcatttgcaaatattttttcatagtgTGCAGGTTATTTTTTCATCTCACATGCATTTTAACTTCTTAAAAAACTTGATGTTAATTTTGGGTATCATTAACAATTGGTATTGTTCAGTAGTTAAATTCCATTAAGTTTACAGTTCTTGTTTTAGAAAAGCTAAAATGCAAACCAAAGTAGTTAATGAAGCATGAAAAATTGTAAATAAAGTTAATGAGAATAGCACATCCCTTAAGATGAAAAGGTCAAAACCTAGTTTTAGATCTTCTGTCACCAACATCTTGTGTGACCACTTCTTCATTTGGGGATGGCAAGTATATAATATGATAAAAGGTTGTGTGTgcgtttttattttattctggtcAGTAGAATCCTGAATGAAGCTAGCCTCTTTGTTATAGCAGTGAATGTCTATTTTTGATTAAGATAGCATTGACATGTACCATGCAAGCTTAGGGCCTCCAGGGTGTTGgttttgatgtgtttgtgtgGTGCGATACAGTCATCACTGTCAGCTAGCTAAGACCTGTGCCACATCACATAAATACCTCTTTACTCGCGGTGTAAATAACTGAGGTCTAGTCTCCTAGCAATCTTACTcattctaattttaatttaaagctTGGtgattttttaagtgaaattttaaagGTATGTGACTGATACATTACTGGATATTAATCATAATTTTGACATGTGAATAGAacaaaaacctttaaaatattcttatattaGCAAAGGGTGTGCAGTAGAAGTGGAGTTTTCCCAACCCAGCCACTCTGACCATCTGTTATTCATTATGAAAAGAATTTGGGAGGGGGTGTTAACACCTGAACTGGAGAGATAACTACCCACAGTCTGGGCTCTGAGCAACCTCTGTGAGAAGCAGCTAGTCTAGCACCCCAGGAAACTCTGTCTCCAGGTTCTGGGGTGAGAGGAGCCGCTGTGGCCACATCTTCCCTTACTCCCACGTAATGTGATGAACGGCTTTGTACATGtcatctttttaaagtttaatgaCTGAGAGTGTTTGCAGCTCAGATTTTCTAGTCTTCCTAGTAGGTGACATGTAAGTGCATACCAGTCTATAACCAGAAGCCATAGTGTTTTTTATTTGGCATGATTAAAGTTGTGCCCCTTTATGGCATTCTTCTCTTCTCACTCTAGGCCTCAGGAGTGCAAGTTGCCGATGAAGTATGTCGCATTTTTTATGACATGAAAGTTCGGAAGTGCTCCACGccagaagaaatcaagaaaagaaagaaggctgTCATCTTCTGTCTCAGTGCAGATAAAAAGTGCATCATCGTGGAGGAAGGCAAGGAGATCTTGGTGGGAGATGTTGGTGTCACCATAACCGATCCTTTCAAGCATTTTGTGGGGATGCTTCCTGAAAAAGATTGTCGCTATGCTCTGTATGATGCAAGCTTTGAAACAAAGGAATCCAGAAAAGAGGAGTTgatgtttttcctgtggtaagCATTGTTAAAAATATCAAGCTTTCATAAACTCAGAGTTAATCTCTTGTTGTCAGCTTAGCTCCTCTCCCAAGTCTTCAACACACTGTGCCCAGAGCCAGCCCTCTTCCAGTTGATTTGTGCTTTTGAGGCGGGTTCGGTCGTCATCTCCGATTGGGATTTCTTCTTCGTCCACACTCTCCAGGAGGGTAGCTGCTGGCCTCTTGGGGCTATTGACATGAGACAAAATCAGAAGTTCGGCTTTAGTTGGAGTTGCCACATTTCAGATGCCCAGTAGTCACATGTGATGAGTGGTCACCTTGTTAGGCAGCACTGAGACAGAACATTCCTGTCACTGCAGAAAGCTCTGTCAACAGTGCTGCTTTACACAGTGGAAAAGAACTGTAAAGCCATTTACATGGCCTTTTTCCTGAAAGGCTGTTTAAATTATTCTGGTCTTTTCAAGTAAGTTCATACTTGAGATTAAGTTTGACTTGAACATCACCCTGATCCTCACTTAATCATATTACTGTACATCCCATGATATGGAATTGCCACGTAGTGAGAATCTCTCTAGCTTCTAAAGGGGCAGGTGGTAATGGCCTGTGATTTGAGGAGCAGGGGTGGGCCCTGTGGGTCCTCTTGATCCTTTGGCCTGAGCTGGGCAAGGCAAGCAGGGGTTTAGCTCTTAGCTGTGCGCCAGGGAACTGGGAGATCAGAGCATTCTGGTTTCAAGGAATGTGACTCTAGGCCACCCCTAGTCCCCTGCGGCCCTTGGCTGCACCTGGGGGAACAAAGatgccatggggttgcagagatgcCTTGGGGTTACAGATGTGAGGTCATATTGGACTCTTATTGTGGAGCAGGCCTGGTAGCCACAGACATGCTTAAAGATAATACTAAGTCTTAAACCGAGCATGTTGAATGAAAGTGCATCTGTTAAACTCTTATTTCTGCTACATGCCAGGTGTTGTGTTAGGGCTGGGAAAGTAGTTGTGAAAAAAGCAGGGAGAGCCCTGGCCTCTCTGGAATTTACTCTGAGCTGCAGATACAGCAGGTAAAAATTTAAGCTTTTATATTGGTGAATATTTCCTTTACTTACACTATTTTTATCCTGGTTTTTTATCCCTTCTTTTCCCCACTAAGAAAATGATACATCCTCATTAAAGAACATTTGGGAAATGAATGAAGAGAAAATTCCAGTGTTAGTGc contains these protein-coding regions:
- the DSTN gene encoding destrin encodes the protein MASGVQVADEVCRIFYDMKVRKCSTPEEIKKRKKAVIFCLSADKKCIIVEEGKEILVGDVGVTITDPFKHFVGMLPEKDCRYALYDASFETKESRKEELMFFLWAPELAPLKSKMIYASSKDAIKKKFQGIKHECQANGPEDLNRACIAEKLGGSLIVAFEGCPV